The following nucleotide sequence is from Deltaproteobacteria bacterium.
TCCCGCGGGTCCCTGGACAGGGTTCTTGAATACCGACCCGGCACTGGGGAGGTCCCAGGGCTGTTTCGTCTTCCGCCACCGGATATTTTCCTCCACCTTGGCCTTAACCCTCTGACCATTTTCGGGACGTAAGCTGAATTGAGCCCCGAGAATTACTTCCCCTTTTTCCACCTCCAATGAACGGTAGGAAAATCTTAATTCATTTTTTCCTTTCTCCGATATATTCCCCTCCGGATCCATCAAGCGCACCGAATGAAGGACCCCTTTCATTTCCTCCTTGAATGCCCCGGCATTCATGAAGATAGCTCCGCCCACCGTTCCCGGAATTCCGGCGGCAAATTCCAACCCCGTCAGCCCCTTCTCCGAAGAAAATTCGACAAGCTTGCCTAAGGGCCCACCGGCTTCGGCCAAGATCAAATTTTCCCCAGGCCCTCCTCCCACCTCCTCCACCCGCAGGAATCCCCGTGATAGAGAGATAGCCATGCCCCGAATTCCCCCATCCCGTACCAAAAGATTGGTCCCGTTACCAAGGACGAAGTAACGGACTCCTTGTTGATTACACCGCCGCAAAACTTCCTGCAGGTCTTGGATATCGGAAGGGAAGGCCAAATAATCAACTCGCCCCCCAACCCGAAAAGAGGTGTAAGCGGACATGGGAACGGAGTACAGGATTTCTCCTTTAATCATTCCTGACAATGGCAAAAGATCAGACATCAATACTCAGCCTTACACCCAACCCTCTACGCCCTATCTTTCAAACGCTCTATTAAGGCTTCGCCAGTTTTCCATACATCCCCTGCCCCCAGGGTAAAGACCATATCCCCAGGTTTTAATCTCGGCAGCAACCGATCGAGAATGGCGCTTTTGTCCAAAACTAAGGTTACATCCTTGTGTCCATGTCCTTTGATCCCCTCGTAAAGCCCTTGGACATTCACTCCCGGAATAGGATCTTCCCCGGCGGGATAGATCCCGGTCAGGAAAAGGACATCGGCCTGATTAAAGGCGGTTAAAAATTCCTTGAACAGATCCCGAGTACGGGAGTAACGATGGGGCTGGAAAACAACCACGGTTCGCCGCCCCCATCCACTCTTGGCCGCACTCAGCGTCGCCTTGATCTCCGTGGGATGATGCCCATAATCATCCACCACCATCACCCCGTCCCATTCTCCTTTGATCTGGAACCTTCTTTGCACCCCGCTGAATGAACCCAAGGCCTGGCGTACTATCTCAAAGTTTACATCCAGCTCTGAGGCGGTGGCGATGGTGGCCAAAGCATTGTAAACGCTGTGCAATCCGGGCATCTGAATGGAGATCTGTCCCAATTCCCTTTCGTTGGCGAAAACCCGAAAGGAGGTAGTCAACCCATGGTAGGATATATCGGCTGCTCGGAAGTTGGCCTGGCTACTCAACCCATAAGTCACATACCGCTTCTGTACCTGAGGGATCAACGCCTGGACATTTTCCTGATCTAAGCAGAGTATGGCCAGCCCGTAGAAAGGGACTTTGTTGATAAATTCCAAAAAAGCCTTTTGGATTTCTTCAAGGTTGCGGTAATGGTCCAGGTGTTCCGGGTCGATGTTGGTCACCACGGCGATCGTCGGCGAAAGCTTTAA
It contains:
- the murB gene encoding UDP-N-acetylmuramate dehydrogenase, whose amino-acid sequence is MSDLLPLSGMIKGEILYSVPMSAYTSFRVGGRVDYLAFPSDIQDLQEVLRRCNQQGVRYFVLGNGTNLLVRDGGIRGMAISLSRGFLRVEEVGGGPGENLILAEAGGPLGKLVEFSSEKGLTGLEFAAGIPGTVGGAIFMNAGAFKEEMKGVLHSVRLMDPEGNISEKGKNELRFSYRSLEVEKGEVILGAQFSLRPENGQRVKAKVEENIRWRKTKQPWDLPSAGSVFKNPVQGPAGRFVEEAGLKGSRIGDAQVSEQHANFIVNRGKARARDILTLVKIIREKVFKEKGVWLETEIQVVGED
- the murC gene encoding UDP-N-acetylmuramate--L-alanine ligase, with the protein product MKRRIRRVHFVGIGGSGMSGIAEVLLNLGYRVSGSDLVESDTTLRLQRLGAEVVIGHRSENLRDADVVVISSAVRKDNPEVIAAHERIIPVIPRAEMLAELMRMKYGVAIAGTHGKTTTTSMIATVLAHGGLDPTAVIGGKLNSFGSNAKLGQGELLVAEADESDGSFLKLSPTIAVVTNIDPEHLDHYRNLEEIQKAFLEFINKVPFYGLAILCLDQENVQALIPQVQKRYVTYGLSSQANFRAADISYHGLTTSFRVFANERELGQISIQMPGLHSVYNALATIATASELDVNFEIVRQALGSFSGVQRRFQIKGEWDGVMVVDDYGHHPTEIKATLSAAKSGWGRRTVVVFQPHRYSRTRDLFKEFLTAFNQADVLFLTGIYPAGEDPIPGVNVQGLYEGIKGHGHKDVTLVLDKSAILDRLLPRLKPGDMVFTLGAGDVWKTGEALIERLKDRA